Within the Kingella potus genome, the region CGCCGGCCAAATCGTCCAGCCCCGCGTCCTCCCACTCTTCGGGTGAGGAAAAGCGGTAGAGGTCGAAATGGTGCAGCGTAAAACGGGGCAGCGGGTAGGATTCGGCGATGGTGTAGGTGGGGCTTTTCACCGTGCCGGAAAAACCGAGCGCGCGCAGGAGGTTGCGGGCGAAAGTGGTTTTCCCCGCGCCCAAATCCCCTTGCAGCCACAGCACCAGCGGCGCATCGAGGCCGTCTGAAAAGGCGGCGGCGAAAGCGGCGGCGGCGGCTTCGTCGGGAAGGGGGAAAACGGCGGCGGATGCGGTCATCGGTGGTGCGTTCTGCTGGCGGGAAAAGGCCGGATTATGCGGCAAAAGGCGGCGTTTGCAAACCGGACGGCGGCAGAGGCCGTCTGAAAAAACGTTTGCGCGTTTTCAGACGGCCCCTGCCTTTCCGCTATAATGCCCGCCTTTTTCCCCCGACCCGCCGCGAAAGAGTGCCATGCTCCGTCTCTACCAGTCCAACCGCCTCGAAGATTTGGCCGCGCTGCTGCAAAAAGTACAGGAAAGCAGCCCCTTGTCCGAGCCGCTGCTGCCGGAAGAAATCATCGTGCAGAGCCAGGGGATGCGGCGTTTTATCGGCAACTATCTGGCCGAACATAGCGGCATCGCGGCCAACATCCGCTTCTCCCTGCCCGCCGGCTTCAACTGGCGGCTGGTGCGCAGCCTGCTGCCGGACATTCCCGAGCTGAGCCCGTTCGACACCGAAGTCATGCGCTGGAGGCTTTTGGGGCTGTTTGTTTCAGACGGCCTCTCGTCTGCCGGACTGGCAGCGGCAAAAGCCGCGCTGTCGGGCTACCTCTCCGGCGGCGGCGCGGCGGCCTACCAGCTCGCAGGGCAGCTTGCCGACATTTTCGACCAGTACCTCGTCTACCGCCCCGACTGGACCGACGCATGGCAGCGCGGCAGGCTGCTGGATTTGGGCGGCGACGAAGCATGGCAGGCCGAACTGTGGCGTTTCCTGAACGACGGCCAAACCGCGCCCCACCGCGTGGAAATGTGGCACAGGCTGGAAAAAGCCCTCGAATCGCCGCCCGCAAACGCCCTGCCGGAACGCATCTGCGTTTTCGGCATCGCCGCGCTCGCCCCGATGTATCTGCAACTCTTACAGGCCGTCGCTCGGCACAGCGAAGTGCACATCTTCGCCCTGAACCCCTCCTCCGAATACTGGGGCAACATCATCGATCCCGCGCAAATCCTCGCCGAAGGCGGCGGCACCGGCCTGTCTGCCGCCGGCCACCCGCTTCTGGCCTCGCTGGGCAAGCAGGGGCGCGACTTCTTCAACGCCCTTGCCGAAAGCGAAGCGCACACCGACCTCTCCGTCTATCACGACCACCCGCTTTCCGACAGCCTGCTGCACCGCCTGCAATACGGCCTGCAAACCCTCGCCCCGCCGGACAAAACCGCCGCATTGGACGACAGCATCCGCATCGTTTCCGCCCACAGCCCCCTGCGCGAACTGGAAATCCTCAAAGACCACCTGCTAGCCCTGTTCGCCCGCGATCCCGATCTGCAGGCACACGACACCGTCGTCCTCACCCCCGACATCGAACCCTACGCCCCCTACATCGAAGCCGTTTTCGGACGCGAAAGCGGCCGCCCCCTGCCCTACTCCCTGGCCGACGTGAAACTCAGCCGCCGCCGCCCCCTGCTCCACGCCGTCGGACAAGTGATCGACATCTTCGACAGCCGCTTCGAAGCCGACAAAATCCTCGCCCTGCTCGACAGCGACACCGTCCTGCAACGCTTCGGCCTCACCCGCGAAGACCTCCCCCTGCTGCACGACACCGCCGCCCGCCTCAACATCCGCTGGGGCTGGGACGAAACCATGCGCGACGGCACAGACCCCCTCTTCACCTGGCGGCAGGGGCTGGACCGCATCATCCTCGGCTGGATGCTGCCCGACAACGGCGCACTCTGGCAGGGACACGCCCCCTGGCACACCGACCCCGGCCACATCCCCGTCCTCGCCCGTTTTGCCGCCTTCCTCCGCCGCCTCGCCCACTGGCGGCAGACCTGGCAGCAGAGCGCGTCCGCCGCCGTTTGGACACAGCGCATCGGCGCAATGGCCGAAGACCTGTTCGCCCAAGACGACCAGGGCCGCCAAGACATCCAGCAGCTTGCCGCAGCACTCGCCCGCTGGCAGCAGGAAACCGACCTTGCCGGCTTCGACGGCGCACTCGATTCCGCCACCGCCAACCGCCACCTCGCCCGCTTTCTCGACAGCCGCAGCGAAGCCGGCTTCCTGCACGGCGGCATCACCTTTTGCAGCATGGTGCCCATGCGTTCCCTGCCCTTCAAAACCCTCTGCCTGCTCGGCCTGAACGACGGACAATTCCCCCGCGACACCCGCGCCGCCGCCTTCGACCTCATCGCCCGCCACCCCCGCAGGGGCGACCGCGCCCGCCGCGACGACGACCGCTACCTCTTCCTCGAAGCCCTCGTCAGCGCGCGCCGCCACCTCTATCTCTCCTATGTCGGCCGCAGCATCCGCAGCAACGAAGAACTCGCCCCCTCCGCCCTGCTCAACGAACTGGCCGACTGCCTCGCCGACATGACCGGCACCACCCTCGACACCCTCCGCAGCACCAAGATAGAGCAACACCCCCTGCAAGCCTTCTCCACCCGCTACTTCGACGGCAGCGGCCTGGCCGGCAGCCGCAGCGACTACGCCGAAGCCCTCAACCGCCCGTCCGAGCAGGCCGCCCCCTTCTACACCGCCCCCCTGTCCGACGACACCCCGCCGGAACACGTCTCCCAAGCCGACTTCCTCGACTTCTGGAAAAACCCCGTCCGCCACTGGCTGCGCCGCAAGCTCGACTGGCGCGCCCCCTACCGCGACGAAGCCTGGCAGTCTGCCGAACCCTTCGACCCCCCGCGCGGACGCGACACCGCCGCCGCCTACACCGAAGCCCGCCGCCTGCACCAAGACTTCGCCGACACCGCCGCCGCCCTCGAAGCCCGCTCCATGCTGCCCGCCGGCGAACTCGGCACACTCTGGCGCGGGCAATACGAAGCCGCCGCCAAATCCCTCGACCAAACCCTGCTCGACAGCCCCGCCCTGCCCGATGCCCCCTACGAATACTTTTCAGACGGCCTCACACTCCGCGGCAGCCTCGGCAGCCTGCACGCGCACGGGCAAATCCACATCCTCGACCACCGCCCCAACGCCCCCGAGCAAACCGTCCTCCTGCTGCAACACCTCATCTGCAACGCCGTCCGTCCCGCTGCGGCAGCCGACCTGCGCAGCCACTGGATACAGCCCGACCGCATCCTCACCCTGCCGCCCATCGGCCGAAGCCGTGCACAGGAAATCCTCGACGGCTGGCTCGCCTGGTGGCGCAGCGGCCAAAACCGCCCCCTGCCCTTCTTCGCCAAAACCACCCTCGCCGCCGCCGAAGCCCTGCTTGCGGGCAGCCAAAAAAACGAAGCGGAACGCCGCAAAGCCGCCCGCACCGCAGCCCGCGCCGCCTACTTCGGCAGCAAAAACAGCACCGGCCAGGCAGACTACGCCGAAGTCGCCCAGGTTTTCGGCCGCAACGACACCCCGCCCGTCGAAGAAGACGACTTCTGGCTGCTGGCCGAAAACCTCGTCCTCCCCCTTTTGTCCGCCGTACGGGAAACAGACGGCCAATCCGATTAAAGCCGGAAACCACGCCGCAACAGCAGACGGCGCAAACAAGGTAGGGTGTGTCGCCCCAATGCGGCGCACGCGTCCCCCGCCAATGCGCCTGTCAGGCCGTCTGAAAAACACCCGCCGCAAACAGGTAGGGTGTGTCGCCCCAAGGCGACGCACGCGTCCCCCGCCAATGCGCCTGTCAGGCCGTCTGAAAAATACCCGCCGCAAACAAGGTAGGGTGTGTCGCCCCAAGGCAACGCACGCGTCCCGAATGTTCCGCCAACCCCGCCCGCACACCCCACCAAACCGAAAACCGCGCGCGTTGCAGGGCAATACACCCCACACAGCGGCAGAGGCCGTCTGAAAAACACCCGCCGCAAACAGTAGGGTGTGTCGCCCCAAGGCGACGCACGCGTCCCGAATGTTCCGCTAACCCCCGCCCGCATACCCTGCCAAACCGAAAACCGCGTGCGTTGCAGTGCAATACACCCCACACAGCGGCAGAGGCCGTCTGAAACCCGCAACCGCGTTTTTCAGACGGCCTTTCCGTTTCCGCCCACCCCGTTTGTTCTATAATCCGCGCCTTTTTCAGACGGCCTGCTCCCATGATCGCACTCGACCGCCTTCCCGCCAAAAACGATCCCCGCCTGCCCGTTTTGCTGCTGCAATGCACCTTCGTGTTCTGCGGCATCACTTTTTGGGGCTTCAACCGCAGCCCGGCGCAGGTCGGCCTGATACTCGCCGTGTGCGTCGTCCTCGACTGCACGCTGCACTACCTGCTGCGTAAAAAAACGCTGCTCGTCCCCATCAGCGGCCTGATTACCGGCCTCGGCCTGTCGGTGCTGACCAATTTCTCCCACGGCCTGTGGCTCGCGCTGGTGCCGCCCTTTTTCGCCACCGCCTCGAAATACGTGTTTACCGTGAACGGGCGGCATATTTACAACCCCGGCCTGTTCGGCGTGATTGCCGCGCTGGTATTGAGCGACGGCATGATCACCCCCTCCCCCGCCTACCAGTGGGGCGGCGCGGGCATCACCGCCTTTTTCATCGCCACCGCCGCGCTGATGCTGTTTGCCCTCAACATCCGCCGCAGCGTGCTGATTGCATCGTTTCTCGTGTTCTACGCCATGCAGCTCGGCCTGCGCGCCTGGCTGCTGCGCCACCACATCCCGCCGCAAACCCTGTTTATGGGCGCGTTTTCCTCGCCCGCCTTCTACCTCTTCACCTTCTTCATGATTACCGACCCGCCCACCTCCGCCCAAACGCCGAAAGGGCAGGTATTCATGGCCTTTTTCATTGTTTTTGTCGATTTGCTGCTGCACAAATTCCAAAGTTTCTCCACCCTGTTTTACGCCGCCTTCGCCTACATGACCCTACGCGGCCTGTGGCTGCTGTGGCAAAACCGCGCCCGTTACGCCCGCCCCGCCGCCATCCTGCGGCAAGAAGCCAAAGCCCTGCTGCTCACCGGCCTGATCGGCCTGGGCGGCTGGGGCGCATACCGCGCCACCCATGCCTTTGCCGGCGGCGAAACCCATTTCCGTTTTGTCCGAATCCCCGCCGCGCAAAGCGGCATCGGCGGCACGCAGGGCGACATTTGGGAGCGCACCGACCCGCGTATGCACCACATCGCCAAATGGCTGCTCTCCGTCGGCGATGCCGCCGCCGTGGCCGATGCCGACAACGACGGCCTGCCCGACATCTTCCTCACCCAGCCGCTCAAATCCGAACAAGACCGCGCCCAACTGTTTTTAAACAAAGGCAATTTCCGCTTCGAGCGTTTCGACATCCCCCAGCTCGCACCCCACCGCACCCACCCCGAGCAACACGGCCTCATCGCCGCCGCCACCTGGTTTGACATGGACAACGACGGCGACCGCGACCTGCTCCTGGGCACAGGCTTCGGCAAAGGCCGCCTGCTGCGCAACGAGCTCAAAGAAACAGGCCGTCTGAACTTCACCGAAATCGGCCGCCAAAGCGGCCTCGACAACTACCAAATCAGCGTGGCCACCAACGTTCTCGACCTCGACAACGACGGCAAACTCGACATCTTCGTCGGCAACGTCATGCAAACCACCCTCGGCGGCTACAACCGCCCCGTACCCTACAACATCTTCAAGCTGCCCGCGCCCGAATACGAAGGCGACCGCCGCATGTTCAACGTCATGCACCAAAGCTGGCACAACGCCGACAACGCCGACGAAAACCTCCTGTTCCGCAACCTCGGCGGCGGCCGTTTCGCCCGCATCCCGCAAGAGCAGACCGGATTTTCCGGCAAACGCTGGACCATGGCCGCCGCCACGGGCGACCTCAACGGCGACGGCTACGCCGACCTCTACATCGCAAACGACTTCGGCCCCGACGAGCTCTACCTCAACCGTCAGGGCAAAGGCTTCCTCGCCGTCAAAGGCAGCTTCTCCGGCTCCGTCGGCCGCGACACCTACAAAGGCATGAACGCCACCTTCGGCGATTTGGACGACAACGGCCGCCCCGACATCCACGTTTCCAACGTCCACGAAAAGCTCCAAGCCGAAGGCAGCCTGCTGTGGATGAATTACAGCCAGCCCGGCCAAACCGACGCAGCCGCCTTCCGCGACGAAGCCGCCCGCCGCAACGCCCTGAACGAACGCCGCTTCGGCTGGGGTGCGGCCTTCGGCGACCTCGACCGCGACGGCCGTCTTGATTTTGTCCAGGCCAACGGCATGGCCGACGATGCCTACGACAAAAAAGAAGCCGTCTGCCCCGACTACTGGTACTGGAACGCCCAAATCGCCCTCACCAACCCCGACGTGCACGGCTACGCCGACCGCTGGGCCGACGTACGCGGCCGCTGCGTCTTCGGCAGCGAAGCCAACCGCATCTACATGAATAAAGGCGGCTATTTCACCGATGCCGCCGAACAGGCCGGCTGGACGGAAAAAGGCACCTCGCGCGGCATGATACTGGCCGACTTCGACAACGACGGCGACCTCGACAGCCTCGTAACCCACATGACCGCCGCCCCCAGCCTCTACCGCAACGACTCCGCCCCCGCCGGCTGGATCGGCCTCCAACTGGCCGGCAACGGCACAAGCTGCAACCGCGACGCGCAGGGCACCCGCGCCGTCCTATCCGCCGAAGACAGCCCCACCGCCTCCGCACAGCACCGCGAGGTATACGCCAACAACGGCCTCGCCGCCCAAAACGACCCCCGCATCCTCTTCGGCCTCGGCAGCCGCAGAGCCGGCAGCGTCCGCATCGGCATCCAATGGTGCGGACGCGGGCCGGTGCAAAGCTACACCCTGCAAACAGGACGCTACCACCGCATCACCCAACAGTAAGCCCCGTTTTCAGACGGCCGCAAACAAAACACCGCCCGACAGCGGACGGCGCAAACAAGTAGGGTGTGTCGCCCCAAGGCGACGCACGCGTCCCAAGCACTCCGCAAACCGCCACGCAAGCCCTGCCAAACAAAAACCGCGTGCGTTGCGGAGCAACACACCCTACGCAACGGCTAAGGCCGTCTGAAAAAACGCACAGCGCAAACCAGGTAGGGTGTGTCGCCCTAAGGCGACGCACGCGTCCCAAGCACTCCGCAAACCGCCACGCACACCCTGCCAAACAAAAACCGTGTGCATTGCAGGGCAACACCCTGTGCAGCGGCAGAGGCCGTCTGAAAAAGCAGACTGCGGCAAACAAACAGGGTGTGTCGCACAGCCACGCACGCGTCCCCCGCCAAAACGGCAAAGGCCGTCTGAAAACCCGCAATACCGGTTTTCAGACGGCCTTTCGTCCTACTGCGCACGGCGGTGTCAGACAGCCGCCAACGCCCGTTTCTGCTCCGCCACCAGCGCGGCAACGCCCTTTTGTCCCAAACCCAGCAGCGCGGCCAGCTCTTCGGGGGAGAAGGCCGCGCCTTCGGCCGTGCCCTGGATTTCGATGATGCCGCCTTTGTCGTCCATCACCATATTCACATCGCTGTCGCAGCCGGAATCTTCCGGATAGTCCAAATCCAGCAGCGGCACGCCGCCGACGA harbors:
- a CDS encoding FG-GAP-like repeat-containing protein — translated: MIALDRLPAKNDPRLPVLLLQCTFVFCGITFWGFNRSPAQVGLILAVCVVLDCTLHYLLRKKTLLVPISGLITGLGLSVLTNFSHGLWLALVPPFFATASKYVFTVNGRHIYNPGLFGVIAALVLSDGMITPSPAYQWGGAGITAFFIATAALMLFALNIRRSVLIASFLVFYAMQLGLRAWLLRHHIPPQTLFMGAFSSPAFYLFTFFMITDPPTSAQTPKGQVFMAFFIVFVDLLLHKFQSFSTLFYAAFAYMTLRGLWLLWQNRARYARPAAILRQEAKALLLTGLIGLGGWGAYRATHAFAGGETHFRFVRIPAAQSGIGGTQGDIWERTDPRMHHIAKWLLSVGDAAAVADADNDGLPDIFLTQPLKSEQDRAQLFLNKGNFRFERFDIPQLAPHRTHPEQHGLIAAATWFDMDNDGDRDLLLGTGFGKGRLLRNELKETGRLNFTEIGRQSGLDNYQISVATNVLDLDNDGKLDIFVGNVMQTTLGGYNRPVPYNIFKLPAPEYEGDRRMFNVMHQSWHNADNADENLLFRNLGGGRFARIPQEQTGFSGKRWTMAAATGDLNGDGYADLYIANDFGPDELYLNRQGKGFLAVKGSFSGSVGRDTYKGMNATFGDLDDNGRPDIHVSNVHEKLQAEGSLLWMNYSQPGQTDAAAFRDEAARRNALNERRFGWGAAFGDLDRDGRLDFVQANGMADDAYDKKEAVCPDYWYWNAQIALTNPDVHGYADRWADVRGRCVFGSEANRIYMNKGGYFTDAAEQAGWTEKGTSRGMILADFDNDGDLDSLVTHMTAAPSLYRNDSAPAGWIGLQLAGNGTSCNRDAQGTRAVLSAEDSPTASAQHREVYANNGLAAQNDPRILFGLGSRRAGSVRIGIQWCGRGPVQSYTLQTGRYHRITQQ
- the recC gene encoding exodeoxyribonuclease V subunit gamma, which produces MLRLYQSNRLEDLAALLQKVQESSPLSEPLLPEEIIVQSQGMRRFIGNYLAEHSGIAANIRFSLPAGFNWRLVRSLLPDIPELSPFDTEVMRWRLLGLFVSDGLSSAGLAAAKAALSGYLSGGGAAAYQLAGQLADIFDQYLVYRPDWTDAWQRGRLLDLGGDEAWQAELWRFLNDGQTAPHRVEMWHRLEKALESPPANALPERICVFGIAALAPMYLQLLQAVARHSEVHIFALNPSSEYWGNIIDPAQILAEGGGTGLSAAGHPLLASLGKQGRDFFNALAESEAHTDLSVYHDHPLSDSLLHRLQYGLQTLAPPDKTAALDDSIRIVSAHSPLRELEILKDHLLALFARDPDLQAHDTVVLTPDIEPYAPYIEAVFGRESGRPLPYSLADVKLSRRRPLLHAVGQVIDIFDSRFEADKILALLDSDTVLQRFGLTREDLPLLHDTAARLNIRWGWDETMRDGTDPLFTWRQGLDRIILGWMLPDNGALWQGHAPWHTDPGHIPVLARFAAFLRRLAHWRQTWQQSASAAVWTQRIGAMAEDLFAQDDQGRQDIQQLAAALARWQQETDLAGFDGALDSATANRHLARFLDSRSEAGFLHGGITFCSMVPMRSLPFKTLCLLGLNDGQFPRDTRAAAFDLIARHPRRGDRARRDDDRYLFLEALVSARRHLYLSYVGRSIRSNEELAPSALLNELADCLADMTGTTLDTLRSTKIEQHPLQAFSTRYFDGSGLAGSRSDYAEALNRPSEQAAPFYTAPLSDDTPPEHVSQADFLDFWKNPVRHWLRRKLDWRAPYRDEAWQSAEPFDPPRGRDTAAAYTEARRLHQDFADTAAALEARSMLPAGELGTLWRGQYEAAAKSLDQTLLDSPALPDAPYEYFSDGLTLRGSLGSLHAHGQIHILDHRPNAPEQTVLLLQHLICNAVRPAAAADLRSHWIQPDRILTLPPIGRSRAQEILDGWLAWWRSGQNRPLPFFAKTTLAAAEALLAGSQKNEAERRKAARTAARAAYFGSKNSTGQADYAEVAQVFGRNDTPPVEEDDFWLLAENLVLPLLSAVRETDGQSD
- the tsaE gene encoding tRNA (adenosine(37)-N6)-threonylcarbamoyltransferase complex ATPase subunit type 1 TsaE, with the protein product MTASAAVFPLPDEAAAAAFAAAFSDGLDAPLVLWLQGDLGAGKTTFARNLLRALGFSGTVKSPTYTIAESYPLPRFTLHHFDLYRFSSPEEWEDAGLDDLAGGGAVCLIEWPDKGGAYTPAPDITLTLSHEGAGRRAVLQHHTNHGRKSLEAWIKNIPAAK